The stretch of DNA TCTTGTGTTTGTACTAGATCTCTCGCACACCGCGGTGGGCGTCATGAACAGAATCTTATATCACAGTATGACTAATTATATATCACAGTGACCATTTATAGCACAATATAGTTATGTTTGCTGGGAACGTCAACAAAAAtggtttatttatattaaagaaCCATGTAGAAATGCCAATTTTTGGATATTCCAGTAAAATAAATACTTCAAAAGTGAAAAGCCCTTCATCTAATTTTGATTCTTATTACTTCTTGATAACTTgcatttttttgcaaaaactttttttgtctcATTTAAACAACAATGGATTTACCTAGCAGATATATGGTGTAGCAGAATCTCAAATTGACGACACGTTTCTCCCATTGCACACTATATCAAGCCGCCCAACCGTATTCTCGCCCACACAATAACACTTCAGGTGTCAATTTCACTACATTTATTGTGTGCGTCACTCCTGATTCCAtggaaaaatatccatatccATGTCAAATCTGTCAAAGATGATGCATCTGCCCAGAgttttacagtataaagcatCAACATAACTTGAAACAAATCAGCTTCAGAAATCATGTTGGCTTCAGTAAATCGTGGTCGAATGAGGGATATTTACATAAAACATAGGGATAAAAACATTCAGACACTGAAGCGTACTGCTAAACTTCCCATCTATATCCTCAGTTCTTTTCATTAGGTCTGTCTCACAGAGTGAATGTTTAAACAAATGTCTCATGAGCTTCTCTATAGGATTCAGACCTTTCAATATTGAAAAGTTTTAAATTGCCTTATAATCTGGGTCAATTCAGCGACTCTCATTTAAGTTTCTTGCTGGGAAAACaacaaagacagaaagagagaaaagatTTTGATTCTCTTATgatgctgaacacaaaatatcatcatctactagaggttctgacaaaatgttaattgatgcaggctatttaaaaaatatcttgataatttgaataaattacttttaaaaaattggTTTGAATGGAGaatgatgaatgaatgattcaatgactcataaaaacttcacttgtttcattactggacgAATCagagtttttgaatgaatctcttgaatgaatgattcaatgacaaatacatttttaaagtcacttgtcgccacctactggtgtaacgatgTCATTGATAAAATCTTTATCTGAAGCGTCAATTCACTTTCAAAAGgagatttactctattttgaccgtagacatcagtgtttatatccgaacTATAAACTTACACAGTAATTTGAATTACTGTAACAGAAATgatgatactgtgtggttgaaaagaccgccatcttttaacgattaatcaAGCAGCTCTAAAAGACAAATGGATGCTTATGTGAGTCACTTCGGCTAAGGCTGAAGTGCTTTTTGTGGATTGAATCAGCTTAAGTGGACTGCATCAATTCCATATTATGATCATCAAACTGTCAGCAGAGGAATTGAAGTAAAACTGATGGAGAAATTGAAAAGGATATCGTTCCAGAACCAATAAAACCAGGTGATGTACATCCAGAACTTAGTGGCCAGATAGATGCCCAGAGGAAGAGCGCTATGCATGGAGTGATCAAAGAAAGACCTAGAAACAGAAATCAAATGTTAGCGATGATGCTCCACACTCACATCAGAATCCATTAAAAGCCTGAACACCACCACAGATGGGTATAACGGCGTGCATGTCGTACTTGGAAAGAAACTGCACAACGAGCCACACCGCTGCATACATCACACCCTTTATGAGCCAAGAGTCGATGTCAAGATCGGCAATAAATCCCACCAACCAAATCACCAGGAACGGAGTTCCCAACATCACCTTCTGCCTGAACTCCTGCGAAAACACACAGAAGTCAAAGTCTGGGGCCAGGTTCAcaaatatcttaaagggttagttcacccaaaaatgaaatttctgtcattaattactcacactcttgtcatttcaaacctttaagaccttcgttcatcttcggaacacaaattaagatatttttgatgaaatccaagaagATTTTTATCTCtgatagaaagcaacataattaccacattcaagatccagaaaagtattaaagacatcattaaaacagtaaacataactacagtggttcaacctttgttttgtttttgcgcacaaaaagtattctcatcgcttcataacattaaggttgaaccactgtagtcacgtgcactattttaatgatgtctttactacttttctggacctcgattgtggtaattttgttgctttctataagggataaaaaaaaaaaaaactctcggatttcatcaaaaatatcttaacttgtgttccaaagatgaatgaaggtcttacggatgtggaacgggttaaaaagggttagttcacccaaaaatgaaaataatgtcatttcttactcaccctcatgtcgttccacacccataagaccttcgttaatctttggaacacaaattaagatatttttgttgaaatccgatggctccgtgaggcctgcattcacagtaatgacatttcctctctcaagatccataaaggtactaagaacatatttaaatcagttcatgtgggtacagtggttcaatattaatattataaagcgacgagaatatttttggtgcgccaaaaaacaaaacaaaataacttacttagcgatggccgatttcaaaacactgcttcaggaagctttggagcataatgaatcagtgtatcaaatcatgatttggatcaagtgtcaaactgctgaaatcacgtgactttggcgctccacaccgctgattcgacacactgattcattatgctccgaagcttcatgaagcagtgttttgaaatcggccatcactatataagttgctattgttttgttttttttgtgctccaaaaatattctcgtggctttataatattaatattgagccactgtactcacatgagctgatttaaaaatgtttttagtacattaatggatcttgagagaggaaatgtcattgctccctatgcaggtgTCACCGAGCCaacggatttcaacaaaaatatctcaatttgcattccgaagattaacgaaggtcttactggtgtggaacagcatgagggtgagtaattaatgacagaattttcatttttgggtgaactaaccctttaagacaagttaGAGGTTATCCTAACTTTAAGAGGTTAtttatgatgatttttttttaactgattgCCAAATCTTTCAGTTGGTTTACCTTGTCCATTTTGAGTCGTTTCAGGTATGAGGGGCTGTCGTAACCTTTGGCCTGTCTGGCCTCCTGCAGATGATTTATCATCCACACATTTTTCCTCTGTTTGGCCAGATCCAGTGGTGTCTCCCCCTGCCACCGACAAATATCATTAGACGTCATGTACACACATCATTTCAGTGTGCTGGTGTGGCCGTCTGAACTTTACCTTGATGTTCTGTGCATCGACGTTAGCATTGGCCTCCAGCAGCAGGCTGATGACCGTCGTGTTTCCGGCCAGTACCGCCCAGTGCAGAGCCGTGTTCTTATGATATTTATCACCCAGATTCACTGACACGTTAAATGTTAGTAACAGCCGTGTCGGGTCAACACTGCGGCGGAACGCAGGAGATCACACCTATTAGCTTAACATTTCACAATggcaaaagaaaacatttcctttcacaatacacacacacctgtGCGTCCGATAAGCCGCCCACATCAAAGGGGTCATGCCATTCTGATCCATCATATCCACATCCTGGAGGACGACacaaaaaaaagacttaaaagatCAGGCTGATATCAAATGCAATGGCTTCATGTAATCTTTCCTAGAGGTCAAACTGCTGTGAATGGAAATGTTATAAACGCCCTCTGCAGGCTGAAATGGACTAAGCAAGACAAAAGTAAACTAGGCTTTTAAATATTTCTGCtccaaaacatacaaaaatatttataggcCTACTTTAAACTGTATATAACTGTGCATATGTAAATGAACAGATTATTTTGTGAATACTAGTAAAATctatatattgaataatgtgtgTTAAATAATGTTCATAGCCTTTCCTTCTTGTAACGGGTTGACACAGGCAGAAGCTAAAAGAGTTTACATTGAATAAAATGCCAGattctgtttatttaaaatagtaataataacaaccagaagaaaaaaaacactatgcATAATACGggacttttaattatatataaaataaaataaaataaaaaaacactgggactcttattttgaaatatatatgcTTTACTATTGCTGGATGTTGATTTAAaaagatttaagattttttttacaacCTTAAATTTTACAACCTTATTTTTTGGGGACTTTATTTGTACATGCGCTcctaaatacattttacatttcgCACACATCTATTTTAGTCGCACATCCGAGTGTCACACTGTCGATCCCTGGATGAGACATTTTGTTGGTTGCTTGGTTTctattttaatcatgttttcCTTGGTAACTCCACCCACATTGAAATCTCACTGGCTCAAATGGCTACAAATTAATCAAAGGTATTCTGACAGCTTTTGTTTTAATGAGACCAGCACCACACAGAACCTTTTATGAGGGGGCTTTACTTAAACAAGCGTACCTGTCCCTTGGCAATGAGGTAAGCCACAATGGAGGTGTGTCCGAACTGAGCAGCCAGATGCACACAACTGCAACCCTCTCCGTCGATGAGAGACGGATCAGCACCGTACTTCATTAACTGCACCACCATGGAGAGATGGCCCTGTCTGAATGAGAGAGAGCAGACAAGAGGGGTCACCGCATGCTTATACAATGCGCATTAATAAAacatcacacacacagtatGCACATAATTACACTATTTTTGCGAGtaattgaatttttattttattttttacatttttgggtgaactgaccctttagcTACTTTAgattcagttagttgccaaagcaacatttctacTTTTCTAAAGTTTTAGCCTTACATCTAATACTTTTATTtcaaagcggaactcagtaagatttgcaaagctccccctacaggttccttcagtgaatcacactgtcgtaaatactccaagtttttcaaatacagtacaagaaatatcgatggaggtgggtaattttcaaaagtgtcttataaagtcataatatatacattgtttttgaattaccgtaaagcattctgtcactctcgcgtgaacgtgaacatgaggtgagattgtgtcgggtcgatgcagctcaacttgcaagttttctggcgtagacatGCCAGAGGAGGTtagtgcacgcctcaaacacaccactacaagtcaattaaccatcgtaaggacttagaaagctatttatgaaggtaaaaaagttacttagttcagCTTtaattcagctttatttcacttacagaaaatgctttttaatagttttaaagtttttttttagtttcaagTTTTAAAGTGAATGTGCGCAACTTCAGCTTCCATGTCCAGTGTGATGAATGAACTAGAAAGTTTTAGTACGATTTTTCTCTTCTTGACCCATAAAGCTGAGACATTTAACACAAATTATCCCAGTTTATTTCCAAGATAGCAACTGGACGGCACTCACCGAATTAAACATGCAACACATATGAGAATTCACTGTTTGGTAAACAGTATGCATAGTATATACTGGGCGTTCTGCAATAAGTCACCTTGTAGCCCAGTGTAGTGGTGTCGAGTTGAGATCTCCTCCCAGCTGGTCGACTATAGCACCTTTTGATATGTAATGCCTGTGAAGAGGAGAGAGACAGTATTCAGGAAACGAGTCGACATCTAGGCTTTCTTATACAGTTAAATGTCAGTTGCAAAAGAGAGCAGTGTAAAATGAATGACAGCGACAGAGCAGGCGCTCATTAAGAGGAGGATCTGCACACACAACCCCCTAATGGAAATTTCAAACTGGTCGTGCTTCTTTGCTCGTCTGAATGCTGACAGAGTCATAACTATCTATTCCTCTGTGTATGTGGTGTCTCAATAACAAGAGGGAAAAAACTAGCTAGGAAAATCATCAGATCCAGGAGAGGAAGGGGAATGTGtatgaaataaacaaataagacACATACTTGACCAAGTCTAAGCGGTTGTTAATTGCCGCCCAATGCAGGAGTGTGACATTTTCTTTATCCGGCTGACGCACGTCATATCCGGCCTCCACCAGCTCGCGGCAGCGCTCGAATATGCCATACCTGAGCACACAAACAGCTCAAATTACACACAAGCACTACAGAAACATCcctgaacaaacacaaacacaacagtGTCAAATGTACAGTGTTTTGAGTTCACTCATAAAACCGAAACTGGACAAGACCATGCAGCTCAATTGACCTCTCTTTGATGGTATTTTAAATATCTAGATGTTTCTGGGTCTTTGCTTggatagatgtgtgtgtgtgcttttagACTCACTGGGTGGCTTTGACGATGTCCCAAGTGCTATAGTCGTCCACGTGGCTCTTGCGGCTAACGCTCTCGTTGTAGCCATGGCTGTAGTGACTCTGGGGTTTAATTTCCTGTGGGAGAGAAACACAGTCAGTTCATCTCAATTATCTCTAGAGCGAACGGATAGAAGGATGAGTGATGGATGACACAGAGGAACGTGTCTTACACACCATCAGTCTCCATGGTGACATCTGAGATATctcactctcaaacacacacacacacacacacacacacacacacacacacacacacacacacacacacacacacacacacacacacacacacacacacacacacacgcacctgaaataaaactgaaaggTGCTTTTAAAAGGGGCCGTGTCATGGAAAACAGGATTTTCTTGCTCTTTTTAAGTAGGAATTTGATGTGCTGCTGTGTGTGACAATGCAAATTGTAGTAGAAACATAATTCTGTTATTAAAAAGTTCATACAAAAACTACATCatgcaatttaaatgtttgtacaactcagtttttatttgaatgttatttgattaattgattattacattacataaatcacaaacacatatttaaaagtcacttgtcgccacctactggtgtaacaatgtCATTGATACAATCTTCATCTGAAGCATCAAGCTACTTTCAAAAGTGATtaccgtagacatcagtgtttatatccgaattataaacttttatccccgtacttctgtgataatttgaattattgaaataatgatactgaagctgtttcatacctaTACATGACAACGGCTCTCTCTGGATCAGTGTCAG from Chanodichthys erythropterus isolate Z2021 chromosome 8, ASM2448905v1, whole genome shotgun sequence encodes:
- the zdhhc17 gene encoding palmitoyltransferase ZDHHC17 gives rise to the protein MADSLDEFEKEAGCVPILHPEEIKPQSHYSHGYNESVSRKSHVDDYSTWDIVKATQYGIFERCRELVEAGYDVRQPDKENVTLLHWAAINNRLDLVKHYISKGAIVDQLGGDLNSTPLHWATRQGHLSMVVQLMKYGADPSLIDGEGCSCVHLAAQFGHTSIVAYLIAKGQDVDMMDQNGMTPLMWAAYRTHSVDPTRLLLTFNVSVNLGDKYHKNTALHWAVLAGNTTVISLLLEANANVDAQNIKGETPLDLAKQRKNVWMINHLQEARQAKGYDSPSYLKRLKMDKEFRQKVMLGTPFLVIWLVGFIADLDIDSWLIKGVMYAAVWLVVQFLSKSFFDHSMHSALPLGIYLATKFWMYITWFYWFWNDLPFVTIHLPFLLNSLALFYNFGKSWKSDPGIIKASEEQKKKTIVELAETGCLDLSIFCSTCLIRKPIRSKHCAVCNRCIAKFDHHCPWVGNCVGSGNHRYFMGYLFFLLCMICWMIYGCICYWSIHCATSYTKDGFWNYITQIATCSPWMFWMFLNSVFHFMWVAVLIMCQLYQIAVLGITTNERMNARRYKHFKVTATSIESPFNHGCMRNLIDFFELRCCGLLRPVVIDWTSQYTIEYDQTSGSGYQLV